The Eurosta solidaginis isolate ZX-2024a chromosome 4, ASM4086904v1, whole genome shotgun sequence genome includes a window with the following:
- the LOC137249392 gene encoding mucin-2-like has protein sequence MTTFAKDIIEINLSTDELMLNELERRDGIYSFIFHELEVPKVDTPTTSIPKSKLINSNYTTTTTNTFTTTTTFTTEDKSNASIDNNTNSNVYNNQDNDSFPDALKIKTESRLMQHITTNTTAITTITVATTTTTLTFTSPVTTSFINTFPSATCAAVTATTIIVPSLFTTSPLPTSTQSTLGGNTCLPSFSGMSMRSYHDYLKTWHPPPSLVYDNPKLYAYMANCGFRVRVPTPRFSHITTPLVRNRRHALKETPEYKGMYDSTCMCAPVPDLRDLFPHDPDVHAPFEMTMEVATTTVLEENEIGSLEYDDDCCGDVVLMAGAPVLQ, from the coding sequence atgACCACTTTTGCTAAAGATATCATTGAAATCAATCTTTCAACTGATGAATTAATGCTGAACGAGCTCGAGCGACGCGATGGTATCTATTCATTCATTTTTCACGAATTGGAAGTACCAAAAGTGGATACACCAACCACAAGCATACCTAAGTCTAAGCTAATAAATAGTaattatacaacaacaacaacaaatacgttTACTACCACAACAACTTTCACAACTGAAGACAAATCTAATGCGAGTATCgacaacaacaccaacagcaaCGTCTATAACAATCAAGACAATGACAGCTTTCCGGATGCGCTGAAAATCAAAACAGAATCTAGGTTGATGCAACACATCACCACAAATACAACAGCAATTACAACAATAAccgtagcaacaacaacaacaactctaacTTTTACATCACCAGTCACAACATCATTTATCAATACATTTCCGTCTGCAACTTGTGCTGCTGTTACTGCAACAACAATAATTGTACCAAGTTTATTTACAACATCACCTCTACCAACTTCAACACAGTCGACGCTAGGCGGCAACACTTGTTTGCCAAGCTTTAGTGGTATGAGCATGCGTAGTTATCACGATTATTTGAAGACTTGGCATCCCCCGCCATCACTCGTCTATGATAATCCCAAACTCTATGCTTATATGGCTAACTGTGGCTTTCGTGTACGTGTGCCTACGCCACGCTTTTCGCACATTACAACGCCTTTGGTACGCAATCGACGGCATGCCCTCAAGGAAACGCCTGAGTACAAGGGTATGTATGATTCGACGTGTATGTGTGCGCCAGTGCCTGATTTACGTGACCTCTTCCCTCATGATCCCGATGTGCATGCACCTTTTGAGATGACTATGGAAGTGGCGACGACGACGGTGCTGGAGGAGAATGAAATTGGTTCACTTGAGTATGACGATGACTGTTGTGGGGATGTGGTGTTGATGGCGGGTGCACCGGTACTTCAGTGA